One window from the genome of Thermococcus siculi encodes:
- the purC gene encoding phosphoribosylaminoimidazolesuccinocarboxamide synthase, translated as MEVYEGKAKKVIPLDDGKAIMEFKDDATAFDGSKKARFGGKGWLNAQISAHLFRVLEENGVKTHFIGVAGDNRLIVERLRMYPVEVVVRNVVAGSLKKRLPLREGTELPEPIVELYYKDDSLHDPMINRYHAKILGISESEIREMEKIALRVNEILREYFRKRGITLIDFKLEFGKNERGEIVLGDEISPDTCRFWDAETGESLDKDVFRFDRGNLIDAYERLYQRITGEAPSRRL; from the coding sequence ATGGAGGTTTACGAGGGTAAGGCCAAGAAGGTTATCCCGCTGGACGACGGGAAGGCCATAATGGAGTTCAAGGACGATGCTACTGCCTTCGATGGCTCAAAAAAGGCCCGGTTCGGGGGCAAGGGATGGCTCAACGCCCAGATAAGCGCCCATCTCTTCAGGGTTCTTGAGGAGAACGGCGTGAAGACGCACTTCATAGGCGTCGCCGGTGACAACAGGCTGATAGTCGAGAGGCTGAGGATGTACCCGGTAGAGGTGGTGGTGAGGAACGTCGTTGCTGGCAGTTTGAAGAAGCGCCTTCCACTCAGGGAAGGAACGGAACTGCCGGAGCCGATAGTCGAGCTATATTACAAGGACGACAGCCTGCACGACCCCATGATAAACCGCTACCACGCAAAGATTCTCGGGATAAGTGAGAGCGAGATACGGGAGATGGAGAAAATAGCCCTCAGGGTGAACGAGATCCTGAGGGAGTACTTCAGGAAGAGAGGGATAACCCTGATCGACTTCAAGCTGGAGTTCGGAAAGAATGAGAGAGGCGAGATAGTCCTCGGAGACGAGATAAGCCCCGATACCTGCCGCTTCTGGGACGCAGAAACGGGGGAGAGCCTCGACAAGGACGTCTTCCGCTTCGACAGGGGGAATCTCATAGACGCCTACGAGAGGCTTTACCAGAGGATCACGGGCGAGGCTCCGAGTCGTAGGTTATGA
- the purM gene encoding phosphoribosylformylglycinamidine cyclo-ligase encodes MMTYAQAGVDDEKTSKALRGIISLARETFEFRRGKIGEPAEDLGHYAALMDFGNFYLAMTTDGVGTKVLVAEAVGRFDTIGIDMIAMNVNDLLCVGAEPMALVDYLAVKEPDERVFSEIAKGLYEGAKEARIAIVGGETAIMPDLINGFDLAGTAIGVVDKEGIITGEKIKPGDTVIGISSSGIHSNGLTLARKLLIPKYGLEYEYEGKKLWEWLLEPTRIYVKPILELLKNFEVHGLAHITGGGLLNLKRLTGYGFALEMPPVEGIFKLIHENGVPLDEMFRVFNMGVGMVAIVPQGESEEALQLLNRHFESFELGTVTRDPGIAVENYGIRL; translated from the coding sequence ATGATGACATACGCCCAGGCAGGGGTCGACGACGAGAAGACTTCAAAGGCATTGAGAGGCATAATCTCACTCGCGAGGGAGACCTTCGAGTTCAGGAGAGGGAAAATCGGCGAGCCGGCGGAGGATCTCGGCCACTACGCCGCACTGATGGACTTCGGGAACTTCTATCTGGCGATGACAACCGATGGAGTTGGCACGAAGGTTCTCGTGGCAGAGGCAGTCGGCAGGTTCGACACAATAGGAATAGACATGATAGCCATGAACGTGAACGACCTGCTCTGCGTCGGGGCTGAACCGATGGCTCTGGTGGACTACCTGGCCGTTAAAGAGCCGGACGAGAGAGTCTTCTCAGAGATCGCAAAGGGCCTCTACGAAGGAGCAAAAGAGGCCAGGATAGCGATAGTTGGGGGGGAGACGGCGATTATGCCTGACCTTATAAACGGCTTTGACCTGGCCGGAACGGCGATCGGAGTCGTGGACAAGGAGGGGATCATCACAGGGGAGAAGATAAAACCGGGTGACACCGTGATCGGGATTTCAAGCTCTGGAATTCACTCAAACGGGCTGACACTCGCAAGGAAGCTCCTGATTCCGAAGTACGGTCTTGAGTATGAATATGAAGGGAAAAAGCTCTGGGAGTGGCTTTTGGAGCCAACGAGGATATACGTCAAGCCGATCCTGGAACTGCTCAAAAACTTTGAAGTCCACGGGCTGGCCCACATAACGGGTGGGGGACTGCTCAACCTGAAGCGCCTGACCGGCTATGGTTTCGCCCTTGAGATGCCGCCGGTTGAGGGAATATTCAAGCTGATCCACGAAAACGGCGTTCCTCTTGACGAGATGTTCAGGGTCTTTAACATGGGCGTTGGAATGGTGGCTATAGTGCCGCAGGGGGAGAGTGAGGAAGCCCTTCAGCTCCTGAACAGGCACTTCGAGAGCTTTGAGCTGGGGACTGTCACTAGGGATCCTGGAATCGCGGTTGAGAACTACGGGATAAGGCTTTAA
- the purT gene encoding phosphoribosylglycinamide formyltransferase 2, which yields MIKPRDELGTAMTDSAQKILLLGSGELGKEIAIEAQRLGIEVVAVDRYANAPAMQVSHRSYVGDMRNADFLFSVVERERPDAIIPEIEAINLDALFELERDGYFVVPNAKATWIAMHRERTRETLAKEAKVPTSRYAYATTLDELYEACENIGSPCHTKAIMSSSGKGSYFVRGPEDVPRAWEVAKKKARGSADKLIVEEHIDFDVEITELAVRHYDENGEIVTTFPKPVGHYQIDGDYHSSWQPAEISEKAEREVYRIAKRITDVLGGLGLFGVEMFVKGDRVWANEVSPRPHDTGMVTLASHPAGFSEFGLHLRAVLGLPIPGKWADGYRLFPVLIPAATHVIKANVSGHSPRFRGLARALSVPNATLRLFGKPEAYPGRRLGVAIAWDNDVGEARKRAEMVAHTVELRTGSSGWHSQDYERRRHLLD from the coding sequence ATGATTAAGCCACGCGATGAACTGGGTACCGCCATGACTGACTCCGCCCAGAAAATCCTCCTCCTCGGGAGTGGCGAGCTGGGAAAGGAGATAGCGATCGAGGCCCAGCGCCTGGGGATTGAGGTTGTAGCCGTTGACCGCTACGCCAACGCCCCTGCCATGCAGGTTTCCCACCGCTCCTACGTTGGTGACATGAGAAACGCTGACTTCCTCTTCTCGGTTGTCGAGAGGGAAAGGCCCGACGCGATAATCCCCGAGATAGAGGCCATAAACCTAGATGCCCTCTTCGAGCTTGAGAGGGACGGCTACTTCGTCGTTCCGAACGCCAAAGCCACTTGGATTGCCATGCACCGCGAGAGGACGAGGGAAACCCTTGCAAAGGAAGCCAAAGTACCGACCTCCCGATACGCCTATGCAACGACCCTCGACGAACTCTATGAGGCCTGCGAGAACATAGGCTCCCCCTGCCACACCAAGGCCATAATGAGTTCCTCGGGCAAGGGTTCGTATTTCGTTAGAGGGCCGGAAGACGTCCCGAGGGCCTGGGAGGTAGCGAAGAAAAAAGCGAGAGGAAGTGCCGACAAGCTCATCGTGGAAGAGCACATCGACTTCGACGTCGAGATTACGGAGCTGGCTGTCAGGCATTACGATGAAAACGGTGAGATAGTAACGACGTTTCCAAAGCCAGTCGGCCACTACCAGATCGACGGCGACTACCATTCGAGCTGGCAGCCTGCTGAGATAAGCGAAAAAGCTGAGCGCGAGGTTTACAGGATAGCGAAGCGTATAACTGACGTCCTTGGCGGTCTCGGCCTCTTTGGCGTCGAGATGTTCGTGAAGGGCGACAGGGTCTGGGCCAACGAGGTTTCGCCGAGGCCCCACGACACCGGCATGGTGACGCTGGCTTCCCACCCGGCGGGCTTCTCAGAGTTTGGCCTGCACCTCAGGGCAGTTCTGGGCCTCCCGATTCCGGGGAAGTGGGCTGACGGTTACAGACTCTTCCCGGTGCTGATTCCAGCGGCAACCCATGTCATAAAGGCCAACGTTTCCGGCCATTCGCCCCGCTTCAGGGGTCTTGCCAGGGCTTTGAGCGTTCCCAACGCAACGCTGAGGCTATTCGGGAAGCCAGAGGCCTACCCAGGAAGGAGGCTTGGTGTTGCGATAGCTTGGGATAACGATGTCGGAGAGGCCAGGAAGAGGGCCGAAATGGTGGCCCACACGGTGGAGCTGAGGACTGGGAGTTCCGGATGGCACTCTCAGGACTACGAAAGGAGACGGCATCTGCTTGATTAA
- the purE gene encoding 5-(carboxyamino)imidazole ribonucleotide mutase, translating to MKVLVVMGSKSDSHIAERVTKVLDEFGVDYDVEVASAHRNPEKVERLAKSEEYDVFIAIAGLSAALPGVIAAHTIKPVIGVPVSAKLGGLDALLSIAQMPPGVPVAAVGIDNGKNAALLTIEILALQNSELREKLMEYREKMRA from the coding sequence ATGAAGGTTCTCGTGGTCATGGGGAGCAAAAGCGACTCTCACATAGCCGAGAGGGTGACAAAGGTTCTCGATGAGTTCGGTGTGGATTACGACGTTGAAGTGGCCTCCGCCCACAGGAACCCGGAGAAGGTCGAAAGGCTCGCAAAGAGCGAGGAGTATGATGTTTTCATAGCCATAGCAGGTTTGAGCGCCGCCCTTCCGGGTGTGATAGCGGCTCACACAATTAAGCCCGTCATAGGTGTCCCGGTTTCAGCCAAGCTTGGCGGCCTCGACGCCCTGCTGAGCATAGCCCAGATGCCCCCCGGAGTTCCCGTAGCGGCTGTGGGAATAGACAACGGCAAGAACGCGGCTTTGCTGACGATCGAGATTCTCGCACTCCAGAACAGTGAACTCAGAGAAAAGCTCATGGAGTACAGGGAAAAGATGCGGGCATGA
- the purD gene encoding phosphoribosylamine--glycine ligase gives MRILLVGGGGREHAIGEALVRGGAELYVVSKHRNPGLARFAKGYGLAKETDVGKVLSYAEKFGVDMAFIGPETPLEKGIVDVFEKNGIPAVGPTEGAARLETDKAFARSLMEKYEIPGRKLFRVFDDVSEMRSWIDDFGRPVVVKPLGLTGGKGVKVVGYQLRDNGEAKTYAEELIRKDGKVLVEERTDGVEFTFQVFTDGKHVVPMPLAQDYPHAYEGDEGPITGGMGSYSCANGLLPFVTEDDYKKALETLKATVEAMRKEGTPYKGILYGQFMLSKSGPVIIEYNARFGDPEAMNVLPILRTSLLEIAEGIVDGRLKKAEFEDKATVVKYLAPRGYPVSPVKGVRVEVDEVAVKDGGARLYYASIDESMTLLGSRPIAVVGIADSIGDAENIAENAVRHVKGELFYRRDVGTKGSIEKRIRIMREFGKVFEPNAC, from the coding sequence ATGAGGATCCTGCTCGTTGGTGGTGGAGGTAGGGAACACGCGATAGGCGAGGCCCTCGTTAGGGGTGGGGCCGAGCTTTACGTGGTCTCGAAGCACAGGAATCCCGGTCTGGCAAGGTTCGCGAAGGGCTACGGTCTCGCGAAGGAAACCGACGTTGGAAAGGTCCTTTCCTATGCTGAAAAATTCGGCGTTGATATGGCATTCATAGGCCCGGAGACGCCGCTTGAGAAGGGCATCGTGGACGTTTTTGAGAAGAACGGGATTCCAGCGGTGGGACCGACGGAGGGAGCGGCCAGGCTTGAGACTGACAAGGCCTTTGCCCGCTCCCTTATGGAGAAGTACGAGATTCCGGGGAGAAAGCTCTTCAGAGTCTTCGACGATGTCTCCGAGATGCGCTCGTGGATAGACGACTTTGGAAGGCCGGTTGTTGTGAAACCCCTCGGTCTTACCGGCGGCAAGGGCGTCAAGGTCGTCGGTTACCAGCTGAGGGACAACGGGGAGGCAAAGACCTACGCGGAGGAGCTGATAAGAAAGGACGGGAAGGTTCTGGTGGAGGAGAGGACTGATGGTGTCGAGTTCACCTTCCAGGTCTTCACGGACGGAAAGCACGTTGTTCCTATGCCCCTCGCCCAAGACTATCCCCATGCCTACGAAGGCGATGAGGGCCCCATAACGGGTGGAATGGGGTCATATTCATGTGCAAACGGGTTATTGCCCTTCGTTACGGAAGATGACTACAAAAAGGCCCTTGAAACGCTCAAAGCTACCGTTGAGGCCATGAGGAAGGAGGGAACGCCCTACAAAGGCATCCTCTACGGCCAGTTCATGCTCTCCAAGAGCGGCCCGGTCATAATAGAATACAACGCCCGCTTCGGCGACCCCGAGGCAATGAACGTCCTTCCGATTCTGAGAACGAGCCTCCTCGAAATAGCCGAGGGCATAGTGGACGGGAGACTGAAGAAAGCCGAGTTCGAAGACAAAGCGACCGTCGTTAAGTACCTCGCTCCGAGGGGCTATCCCGTGAGTCCCGTGAAGGGGGTTAGGGTCGAGGTGGACGAAGTGGCCGTTAAAGATGGTGGAGCAAGACTCTACTACGCATCAATTGACGAGAGCATGACCCTTCTCGGCTCCCGTCCCATAGCCGTCGTGGGGATAGCGGACTCCATTGGGGATGCTGAGAACATAGCCGAGAACGCGGTAAGGCACGTTAAAGGAGAGCTCTTCTACAGGCGCGATGTGGGGACGAAAGGGAGCATCGAGAAGAGGATACGGATCATGAGGGAGTTTGGAAAGGTCTTTGAGCCAAATGCCTGCTGA
- a CDS encoding formate--phosphoribosylaminoimidazolecarboxamide ligase family protein, protein MIGREEILAVLERYDPEKITVGVIGSHSALDIADGAREEGLPVLVVAQRGRHRTYAEYFMLRRTRDGLTKGFIDEVLILEKFSRIVEAREELVRRNVIFVPNRSFVVYTGIDRVENEFLVPLFGSRNLLRSEERSEEKSYYWLLDKAGLPYPEEVKPEEIDDVGLVIVKLPHAKKRLERGFFTAASYKEFQEKAEKLIKLGVITEEDLAKARIERYIIGPVFNFDFFYSPLDGEIELLGIDWRFETSLDGHVRLPAPQQMTLPGHQFEPEYTVCGHASSTLRESLLEKVFDMAERYVKATREYYPPGIIGPFTLQTAVDKDLNFYIYDVAPRTGGGTNIHMAMGHPYGNALWRKPMSTGRRVALEIKRAIELDELENVVT, encoded by the coding sequence ATGATAGGTAGAGAGGAGATTCTTGCCGTTCTGGAAAGATACGACCCGGAGAAGATAACCGTTGGGGTCATCGGCAGCCATTCCGCACTGGACATCGCTGACGGTGCAAGGGAGGAGGGACTGCCGGTTCTTGTGGTTGCCCAGAGGGGCAGGCACAGGACTTACGCCGAGTACTTCATGCTCAGGAGAACCAGAGATGGCCTCACTAAGGGCTTCATCGACGAGGTTCTGATCCTGGAGAAGTTCTCCCGGATAGTTGAGGCCCGGGAAGAGCTTGTTAGGAGGAACGTCATCTTCGTCCCCAACCGCTCCTTCGTCGTTTACACTGGCATTGACAGAGTGGAGAACGAGTTCCTTGTTCCGCTCTTCGGCAGCAGGAACCTGCTGAGGAGCGAGGAGAGGAGTGAGGAGAAGAGCTACTACTGGCTCCTGGACAAGGCGGGCCTCCCCTATCCCGAGGAGGTCAAACCCGAGGAGATCGATGACGTCGGTTTGGTCATTGTGAAGCTCCCGCACGCTAAGAAGAGGCTTGAGAGGGGCTTCTTTACGGCCGCTAGCTATAAAGAGTTCCAGGAGAAGGCGGAGAAGCTCATCAAGCTCGGCGTCATCACCGAAGAGGATCTTGCAAAGGCCAGGATAGAGCGCTACATAATCGGGCCGGTTTTCAACTTCGATTTCTTCTACTCCCCGCTCGACGGGGAGATTGAACTCCTCGGAATAGACTGGCGCTTCGAGACGAGCCTTGACGGTCACGTCCGCCTTCCAGCACCGCAACAGATGACGCTACCGGGACATCAGTTCGAGCCGGAATACACCGTCTGCGGCCACGCTTCCTCAACCCTCCGCGAGTCCCTGCTCGAGAAGGTCTTTGATATGGCCGAGAGGTATGTGAAGGCCACCCGGGAGTACTACCCGCCCGGAATAATCGGACCATTCACCCTCCAGACTGCCGTTGACAAGGATCTGAACTTTTACATCTACGACGTTGCCCCAAGAACCGGAGGAGGAACGAACATCCACATGGCGATGGGTCACCCCTACGGCAACGCCCTCTGGAGGAAGCCCATGAGCACCGGGAGGAGGGTTGCCCTCGAGATAAAGAGGGCAATAGAGCTGGACGAGCTTGAGAATGTTGTTACATGA
- the purS gene encoding phosphoribosylformylglycinamidine synthase subunit PurS, whose amino-acid sequence MRWKVRVIVRLKEGLNDPEGRVVGNALRNLGFNVENLRVPKYFEFELESEGPEEEVEEMCRKLLANPLIHEWEYSIEPVS is encoded by the coding sequence ATGAGATGGAAGGTTAGGGTCATCGTTCGCCTGAAGGAAGGCCTCAACGACCCCGAGGGCAGGGTCGTAGGAAACGCGCTGAGGAACCTCGGTTTCAACGTGGAAAACCTCCGCGTTCCCAAGTACTTCGAGTTCGAGCTTGAGAGCGAGGGGCCTGAGGAGGAAGTCGAGGAGATGTGCAGGAAACTCCTGGCGAATCCGCTCATTCACGAGTGGGAGTACAGCATTGAGCCGGTGAGTTGA
- the purQ gene encoding phosphoribosylformylglycinamidine synthase I, translated as MVRFAVVVFPGTNCDFETERAIRKAGAEAERVWYKTSLKDFDGVVLPGGFSYADYLRAGAIAARQEIMEEVKEFAREGRPVLGICNGFQVLTEAGLLPGALRPNKTPRFICKWVHLRVADGETPFTQFYEPGEVIRMPIAHAEGNYYADDPSKVRVVFQYSDEEGNITDEVNPNGSLLNIAAVANERGNILGTMPHPERASDRFLGSEDGLRLFKSMVEWARR; from the coding sequence ATGGTCCGCTTTGCCGTTGTGGTGTTTCCGGGAACGAACTGCGACTTCGAGACGGAGAGGGCGATAAGAAAGGCGGGAGCAGAGGCAGAGCGTGTGTGGTACAAGACCTCGCTGAAGGACTTCGATGGTGTCGTCCTTCCAGGAGGTTTCAGCTACGCGGACTACCTGAGGGCCGGTGCCATAGCGGCGAGACAGGAGATAATGGAAGAGGTGAAGGAGTTCGCACGCGAAGGGAGACCTGTCCTCGGGATATGCAACGGCTTTCAGGTTCTGACGGAGGCTGGCCTCCTTCCGGGAGCATTGAGGCCGAATAAAACTCCAAGGTTCATCTGCAAATGGGTTCATCTTCGCGTTGCCGACGGCGAGACTCCGTTCACCCAGTTCTATGAGCCGGGGGAGGTCATCAGAATGCCGATAGCCCACGCCGAGGGAAACTACTACGCTGACGACCCCTCGAAGGTTAGAGTCGTTTTCCAGTACAGCGACGAGGAAGGTAACATAACCGATGAAGTCAACCCGAACGGCTCGCTCCTGAACATAGCGGCGGTAGCTAACGAGAGGGGCAACATCCTGGGAACGATGCCGCACCCAGAGCGCGCGAGCGACAGGTTTTTGGGAAGTGAGGACGGACTGAGGCTCTTCAAGAGCATGGTGGAGTGGGCGAGGAGGTGA
- the purL gene encoding phosphoribosylformylglycinamidine synthase subunit PurL → MFPHEENLIRERLGKEPNEVEKAMLEVMWSEHASYKSSRPFLKLLPTENEHVVLGPGEDAGIVKFDDETWIAIGIESHNHPSAVEPYGGAATGVGGIVRDILCMGARPIALLDPIRFGPLEGERNRYLFQGVVKGIADYGNRIGVPTVGGETEFDESLDNYVLVNVACVGIMRPEHLVHSYVTEPGLKLILVGNRTGRDGIHGVTFASEELSENAEEEDRSAVQIPDPFTEKLLIEATLEAVYTGKVRALKDLGGGGLTCASAEMAGKKGFGAVIHADRVPLREPNMAPAEVMISESQERMLFAVKDEDVGEIGRIFEKYGLEWIVVGEIIAESRYVVLWNGEKVADLPIDLLTDVPTIEWEMRPHSLESNAKTPNIGFKEAFELVWGSPNVVSKRWIWEQYDHEVQGRTVLKPGRDAAVLRINDEYGLAFVADGNPRHSHLNPYQGAMGAVAEVVRNLVSVGAEPLALVDNLNFASPEMPEVYWSFAETVRGLADAAKAFGLAYVSGNVSFYNEVVDRPIKPTPVVAGLGKVKLEEIPGMGLSDGLLIGVIGVTRRELGGSELYSVLGVEGGFAPKVDLGVERANAEAVMGAVRAGLVKAVHDVSVGGIAAALAEMAVAGCAGFTVDLSGVPAEMDNPIEVAFSESHGRYVVAFPEENLDALRALFKDFAVIGKAGGNEAVFLWNGMELMRTPVARLEEIHESLPKLLGEEG, encoded by the coding sequence ATGTTCCCCCACGAGGAGAATCTCATCCGCGAGAGGCTCGGAAAGGAGCCAAACGAAGTGGAAAAGGCGATGCTCGAGGTGATGTGGAGCGAGCATGCCTCCTACAAGTCGAGCAGGCCCTTTTTGAAGCTCCTTCCAACGGAGAATGAGCACGTGGTTTTAGGCCCCGGGGAGGACGCTGGAATAGTGAAGTTCGACGATGAAACGTGGATAGCGATTGGAATCGAGAGCCACAACCATCCGAGCGCCGTTGAACCCTACGGCGGAGCTGCCACCGGTGTCGGCGGAATCGTGAGGGATATTCTGTGTATGGGTGCAAGGCCGATAGCGCTCCTGGACCCGATCCGCTTCGGACCGCTTGAGGGGGAGCGCAACCGCTACCTCTTCCAGGGCGTCGTCAAGGGCATAGCCGACTACGGCAACAGGATAGGCGTCCCTACTGTTGGGGGCGAGACGGAGTTTGACGAAAGCCTCGACAACTATGTCCTCGTCAACGTCGCCTGCGTTGGGATAATGAGGCCCGAACACCTCGTCCACAGCTACGTGACGGAACCCGGTCTAAAGCTCATTCTCGTTGGCAACAGGACCGGGAGGGACGGGATACACGGCGTGACCTTCGCGAGCGAAGAGCTGAGCGAGAACGCGGAGGAGGAAGACCGCTCGGCCGTCCAGATTCCGGATCCGTTCACCGAGAAGCTCCTCATCGAGGCCACGCTTGAGGCGGTCTACACGGGAAAGGTTAGGGCCCTGAAGGACCTCGGGGGCGGTGGGCTGACCTGCGCCTCAGCGGAGATGGCCGGAAAGAAAGGTTTTGGTGCTGTAATCCACGCCGACCGCGTCCCCCTCAGAGAGCCGAACATGGCCCCTGCCGAAGTCATGATTTCGGAGAGCCAGGAGAGGATGCTCTTCGCGGTTAAGGATGAGGACGTTGGGGAAATCGGGAGAATCTTTGAGAAATACGGGCTTGAGTGGATCGTTGTCGGGGAGATAATAGCCGAGTCGAGGTACGTCGTCCTCTGGAACGGTGAAAAGGTCGCCGACCTGCCGATAGACCTCCTCACGGATGTTCCCACAATTGAGTGGGAGATGAGGCCCCACAGCCTTGAGAGTAATGCCAAAACTCCAAACATAGGCTTCAAAGAGGCCTTCGAACTCGTCTGGGGCAGTCCCAACGTGGTGAGCAAGCGCTGGATATGGGAGCAGTACGACCACGAGGTTCAGGGGAGGACCGTTCTGAAACCCGGCCGTGACGCGGCGGTTCTCAGAATCAATGACGAGTACGGTCTCGCCTTCGTTGCCGACGGGAATCCACGGCACAGCCACCTCAACCCCTACCAGGGAGCCATGGGGGCCGTGGCAGAAGTCGTAAGGAACCTCGTCAGCGTGGGCGCCGAACCCCTTGCCCTCGTGGACAACCTCAACTTTGCCTCGCCCGAAATGCCCGAGGTCTACTGGAGCTTTGCCGAGACGGTTCGGGGTCTGGCGGACGCTGCCAAAGCCTTTGGTCTGGCCTACGTGAGCGGGAACGTCAGCTTCTACAACGAGGTCGTTGACAGGCCGATAAAGCCCACACCTGTGGTGGCTGGACTCGGGAAGGTAAAGCTTGAGGAGATTCCGGGAATGGGGCTGAGTGATGGCCTCCTCATCGGTGTCATCGGCGTTACGAGAAGGGAACTCGGCGGCTCTGAACTGTACAGTGTTCTGGGCGTTGAGGGTGGCTTTGCTCCGAAGGTTGATCTTGGGGTGGAAAGGGCCAACGCGGAAGCCGTTATGGGGGCAGTAAGGGCGGGCCTCGTCAAAGCCGTCCACGACGTGAGCGTGGGTGGAATAGCGGCAGCCCTGGCCGAGATGGCGGTGGCGGGGTGCGCTGGTTTCACAGTGGATCTCTCCGGGGTTCCCGCAGAGATGGACAACCCCATCGAAGTGGCCTTCAGCGAGAGCCATGGGCGCTACGTCGTGGCGTTCCCGGAGGAGAACCTGGACGCACTCAGGGCCCTCTTCAAGGACTTCGCGGTCATCGGAAAGGCCGGCGGAAACGAAGCAGTCTTCCTCTGGAATGGGATGGAGCTGATGAGAACGCCCGTT